The Medicago truncatula cultivar Jemalong A17 chromosome 4, MtrunA17r5.0-ANR, whole genome shotgun sequence genome includes a region encoding these proteins:
- the LOC25493289 gene encoding beta-xylosidase/alpha-L-arabinofuranosidase 2 — MAYVENRTPNVSVFLCFFILFATILLSCGRVSSQTSAVFACDVAKNPALANYGFCNKKLSVDARVKDLVRRLTLQEKVGNLVNSAVDVSRLGIPKYEWWSEALHGVSNIGPGTHFSNVIPGSTSFPMPILIAASFNASLFQTIGKVVSTEARAMHNVGLAGLTYWSPNINIFRDPRWGRGQETPGEDPLLASKYAAGYVKGLQQTDDGDSNKLKVAACCKHYTAYDVDDWKGVQRYTFNAVVTQQDLDDTYQPPFKSCVIDGNVASVMCSYNQVNGKPTCADPDLLKGVIRGKWKLNGYIVSDCDSVDVLFKNQHYTKTPEEAAAKSILAGLDLNCGSFLGRYTEGAVKQGLIGEASINNAVYNNFATLMRLGFFDGDPSKQAYGNLGPKDVCTSANQELAREAARQGIVLLKNCAGSLPLNAKAIKSLAVIGPNANATRAMIGNYEGIPCKYTSPLQGLTALVPTSFAAGCPDVQCTNAALDDAKKIAASADATVIVVGANLAIEAESHDRVNILLPGQQQQLVTEVANVAKGPVILAIMSGGGMDVSFAKTNKKITSILWVGYPGEAGGAAIADVIFGYHNPSGRLPMTWYPQSYVDKVPMTNMNMRPDPATGYPGRTYRFYKGETVFSFGDGISYSTFEHKLVKAPQLVSVPLAEDHVCRSSKCKSLDVVGEHCQNLVFDIHLRIKNKGKMSSSQTVFLFSTPPAVHNAPQKHLLAFEKVHFTGKSEALVSFKVDVCKDLSVVDELGNRKVALGKHMLHVGDLKHPLSVMI; from the exons ATGGCTTATGTTGAAAACAGAACACCGAATGTCTCTGTTTTCCTCTGTTTCTTTATTCTGTTTGCCACAATTTTGTTGAGTTGCGGTCGAGTTTCGAGCCAAACATCTGCAGTTTTCGCCTGCGATGTTGCCAAGAATCCGGCATTGGCGAATTACGGGTTCTGCAACAAGAAGTTGAGTGTGGATGCAAGAGTGAAAGACCTTGTGAGAAGGTTGACATTGCAAGAGAAGGTTGGTAACCTTGTGAATTCTGCTGTTGATGTAAGCAGACTTGGGATTCCAAAATATGAATGGTGGTCTGAAGCACTTCATGGAGTCTCTAACATTGGTCCAGGAACTCATTTTTCCAATGTTATACCTGGGTCAACCAGTTTTCCTATGCCTATTCTCATTGCAGCTTCTTTCAATGCTTCCTTGTTTCAAACCATAGGAAAG GTGGTTTCGACGGAAGCAAGAGCAATGCACAATGTAGGGTTAGCTGGTTTAACATATTGGTCACCAAACATTAACATATTTAGGGATCCAAGATGGGGAAGAGGTCAAGAAACACCAGGAGAAGACCCTTTACTTGCTAGCAAATATGCAGCAGGGTATGTGAAAGGTCTACAACAAACTGATGATGGAGACTCAAACAAGCTTAAGGTTGCTGCTTGTTGCAAACACTACACTGCCTATGATGTTGATGACTGGAAAGGTGTTCAGCGTTACACCTTCAATGCTGTG gTGACACAACAAGATTTGGATGACACATATCAACCACCTTTTAAGAGCTGTGTGATTGATGGAAATGTAGCTAGTGTTATGTGTTCCTACAATCAAGTAAATGGAAAACCGACTTGTGCTGACCCTGATCTTCTTAAAGGTGTTATCCGTGGCAAATGGAAACTAAATGG ATATATAGTTTCTGATTGTGACTCAGTAGATgtgcttttcaaaaatcaacacTACACCAAGACCCCTGAGGAAGCTGCAGCCAAATCCATTCTAGCAG GATTGGATTTGAACTGTGGGAGTTTTCTTGGCCGATATACAGAAGGTGCTGTCAAGCAAGGGCTTATAGGTGAAGCATCCATTAACAATGCTGTCTACAATAATTTTGCGACATTAATGCGTCTAGGTTTCTTTGATGGCGATCCTAGCAAGCAAGCTTATGGAAACCTTGGTCCAAAAGATGTCTGCACTTCAGCAAACCAGGAGCTAGCTCGTGAAGCTGCAAGGCAAGGGATTGTGTTGCTTAAAAACTGTGCAGGATCATTGCCTCTTAATGCCAAAGCTATTAAATCATTGGCAGTTATTGGTCCCAATGCCAATGCTACTAGGGCCATGATTGGAAACTACGAAG GCATTCCATGCAAATATACATCACCTTTGCAAGGCCTAACAGCCTTAGTTCCCACAAGCTTTGCTGCTGGCTGTCCTGATGTTCAATGCACCAATGCTGCACTAGATGATGCCAAAAAGATTGCAGCCTCAGCAGATGCAACCGTGATTGTAGTCGGTGCAAATCTTGCAATAGAGGCAGAGAGTCATGACAGGGTTAACATTCTTCTTCCAGGACAGCAGCAACAGTTAGTTACTGAAGTTGCAAATGTAGCTAAGGGACCTGTGATTCTTGCCATAATGTCTGGAGGAGGCATGGATGTTTCCTTTgctaaaactaataaaaaaatcacaagcaTTCTGTGGGTTGGCTATCCTGGAGAAGCTGGTGGAGCTGCCATAGCTGATGTCATCTTTGGGTATCATAATCCAA gTGGAAGGCTACCCATGACATGGTATCCACAATCATATGTAGACAAAGTACCAATGACCAATATGAACATGAGGCCTGATCCTGCTACAGGCTACCCTGGTAGAACATACAGATTTTATAAAGGGGAAACTGTCTTCTCATTTGGAGATGGAATAAGCTACTCAACTTTCGAGCATAAATTGGTTAAAGCACCACAATTGGTGTCTGTTCCTTTAGCTGAGGATCACGTCTGTCGTTCCTCAAAATGTAAGTCACTTGATGTTGTTGGCGAACATTGTCAAAACTTAGTCTTTGATATTCACCTCAGGATCAAGAACAAAGGGAAAATGAGCAGTAGCCAAACAGTGTTTTTGTTCTCTACTCCTCCTGCAGTGCACAATGCACCTCAGAAACACTTGTTGGCTTTCGAAAAAGTACACTTTACAGGAAAATCAGAAGCACTGGTCAGTTTCAAAGTAGATGTTTGTAAAGATTTGAGTGTGGTTGATGAACTTGGCAACAGAAAAGTTGCCCTAGGAAAACATATGCTTCATGTAGGAGACTTGAAGCATCCTTTGAGCGTGATGATTTAA
- the LOC25493286 gene encoding chaperone protein dnaJ 20, chloroplastic, with amino-acid sequence MNASSLTSNLSISNSKQFHHLSKQLRPSHVHFATISCRATKLVEETKNGSNFYKMLSVNPKSATMEDIKRAYRSMALQYHPDVCHDPSMKEESTKIFVRLNAAYETLSNPMLREQYDSELGLRNNMMNNNNIVNEEIWRSRWQEQVVELKKRSNRRMEQRGRSWGSTSRMRTQSMKDRN; translated from the coding sequence ATGAATGCTTCATCCTTAACCTCAAACCTAAGCATTTCAAATTCAAAGCAATTTCATCACCTTAGTAAACAGCTAAGACCTTCTCACGTTCACTTTGCAACAATTTCATGTAGAGCAACAAAGCTAGTGGAAGAAACCAAGAATGGATCAAATTTCTACAAAATGTTGTCGGTAAATCCGAAAAGTGCAACAATGGAAGATATAAAGAGAGCTTATAGATCAATGGCACTTCAGTATCATCCTGATGTGTGTCATGATCCTTCCATGAAAGAGGAATCAACTAAAATATTTGTTCGGTTAAATGCAGCTTATGAAACTTTGTCGAATCCTATGCTTCGTGAACAATATGATAGTGAATTGGGTTTGAGAAATAAtatgatgaataataataatattgtaaatGAAGAGATATGGAGAAGTAGGTGGCAAGAACAAGTGGTTGAGTTGAAGAAAAGGTCTAATAGACGTATGGAACAAAGAGGAAGGTCTTGGGGTAGCACTAGCAGAATGAGGACACAAAGCATGAAAGATCGAAactag
- the LOC25493288 gene encoding uncharacterized protein, with amino-acid sequence MMSLKTSNKKMIRGFMCHSQSSTAVCMSIRDSNHSVVVPKRIEKSVFLDDTRLINFSKYSKLVESPMSNPVQKIIVREKNQSYQAIEPRELQKTSTHNVFQVVVMRVAIHCQGCAGKVKKHISKMEGVTSFSIDVESKRVTVMGHVSPVEVLESISKVKKAEFWSTASATSC; translated from the exons ATGATGAGTTTGAAAACAAGTAACAAGAAAATGATAAGAGGTTTCATGTGCCACTCTCAATCATCAACAGCAGTGTGTATGAGTATACGTGATTCTAATCATTCTGTTGTTGTACCTAAGAGGATTGAAAAGAGTGTTTTTCTTGATGATACAAGGCTCATCAATTTTTCCAAATACTCCAAACTTGTTGAGTCTCCTATGTCCAATCCTGTCCAAAAGATCATTGTTAGAGAGAAGAATCAAAGTTATCAAGCTATTGAACCAAGGGAACTTCAGAAAACATCTACACATAATGTTTTTCAG GTGGTTGTGATGCGGGTTGCTATTCATTGTCAAGGATGTGCTGGCAAAGTGAAAAAACATATCTCTAAGATGGAag GAGTTACATCATTCAGTATAGATGTAGAGTCTAAGAGGGTGACAGTGATGGGCCACGTTTCTCCTGTGGAAGTTCTTGAGAGCATTTCAAAGGTGAAAAAGGCTGAGTTCTGGAGTACTGCAAGTGCAACATCTTGTTAA